From the Sporichthyaceae bacterium genome, one window contains:
- the efp gene encoding elongation factor P: MATTNDLKNGLVLNIEGQLWSVVDFQHVKPGKGPAFVRTKLKNVLSGKVVDKTFNAGIKVETASVDKREMQYLYKDGEDFVFMDTQSYEQTPVPAATVGDASKYMLENQNATVALHEGAALYVELPPSVELVISYTEPGLAGDRSTSGTKPATLETGASIQVPLFIVTGEKVKVDTRSGEYTGRVN; the protein is encoded by the coding sequence GTGGCGACGACGAACGATCTGAAGAACGGACTCGTGCTCAACATCGAGGGCCAGTTGTGGTCTGTGGTGGACTTTCAGCACGTCAAGCCCGGCAAGGGGCCCGCGTTTGTGCGCACCAAGCTGAAGAATGTGCTGTCCGGCAAGGTGGTGGACAAGACCTTCAACGCGGGCATCAAGGTGGAGACCGCGAGCGTCGACAAGCGCGAGATGCAGTACCTGTACAAGGACGGCGAGGACTTCGTGTTCATGGATACGCAGTCCTATGAGCAGACCCCGGTGCCGGCGGCGACCGTCGGCGACGCGTCCAAGTACATGTTGGAGAACCAGAACGCCACGGTGGCGCTGCACGAGGGCGCCGCGCTGTACGTGGAACTCCCGCCGTCGGTGGAGTTGGTCATCTCCTACACCGAGCCGGGTCTGGCCGGGGACCGATCCACCTCCGGGACCAAGCCCGCCACGTTGGAAACCGGCGCCTCGATTCAGGTGCCGCTGTTCATCGTGACCGGCGAGAAGGTCAAGGTGGACACCCGGTCGGGCGAGTACACCGGGCGGGTCAACTGA
- the nusB gene encoding transcription antitermination factor NusB, with product MSARNKARKRAVDILFEADLRRRDVLLTLAERVAAEDPPVREYTVALVEGVTAQRVRIDDLLATYAVDWPMDRMPAVDRNVLRVGIYELLWADDIPDAVAISEAVELVTELSTDQSPAFVNGLLARILELKPTLSA from the coding sequence CTGAGCGCCCGAAACAAGGCCCGCAAGCGCGCGGTCGACATTCTTTTCGAGGCGGACCTGCGTCGGCGGGACGTGCTGCTCACCCTGGCCGAACGGGTGGCCGCGGAGGATCCGCCGGTCCGTGAGTACACCGTCGCGTTGGTCGAGGGCGTGACGGCGCAACGGGTACGCATCGATGACCTGCTGGCCACCTATGCGGTCGACTGGCCGATGGACCGGATGCCCGCGGTGGACCGCAACGTGTTGCGGGTGGGGATCTATGAACTGCTGTGGGCGGACGACATCCCCGACGCGGTCGCGATCAGCGAGGCGGTGGAGTTGGTCACCGAGTTGTCCACCGATCAGTCCCCGGCGTTCGTCAACGGACTGCTCGCCCGCATTCTGGAGCTCAAGCCGACGCTGAGCGCGTAG
- the aroB gene encoding 3-dehydroquinate synthase: protein MSAAEPDRLHVGGPAPYEVLVGFGLAGELPALLGSDVASVALICPEQLRFLGAAISEHLTKAGYRALTIEVPDAEEAKTVATAAQCWAELGRANFTRTDAIVGVGGGAATDLAGFVAATWLRGVKLVQVPTTLLAMVDAAVGGKTGINTEEGKNLVGSFHTPVGVLCDLAVLRTLPAEEWCSGLAEVVKAGFIADPEILDIVERAPDQAITPEGRWTRELITRSIQVKANVVSVDLRETGAGGGIGREMLNYGHTLGHAIERAESYRWRHGSAVAVGMAFVAEVAALQGRIDAELVERHRRILTAVGLPTTYRGDRWPTLRAAMSVDKKSRGDTLRLVVLDALAQPVIAADPDPDLLVEAYRRISA from the coding sequence ATGAGCGCGGCCGAGCCGGACCGGCTGCACGTGGGCGGCCCGGCACCCTACGAGGTGCTGGTCGGCTTCGGCCTGGCCGGGGAATTGCCCGCCCTGCTGGGTTCTGACGTTGCCTCAGTCGCGCTGATCTGTCCCGAGCAGCTGCGCTTCCTCGGCGCGGCGATCAGCGAGCACCTGACCAAGGCCGGCTATCGCGCGCTGACCATCGAGGTGCCGGACGCCGAGGAGGCCAAGACCGTCGCCACGGCCGCGCAGTGCTGGGCGGAACTCGGTCGGGCCAACTTCACCCGGACCGACGCCATCGTCGGCGTGGGTGGTGGCGCCGCCACCGACCTTGCCGGGTTCGTCGCGGCCACCTGGTTGCGCGGAGTGAAGCTGGTGCAGGTGCCCACCACGTTGTTGGCCATGGTGGATGCCGCGGTCGGCGGCAAGACCGGGATCAACACCGAGGAGGGCAAGAACCTGGTCGGCTCTTTCCACACCCCGGTTGGCGTGCTGTGTGATCTGGCAGTGTTGCGCACCCTGCCCGCGGAAGAGTGGTGCAGTGGCCTGGCCGAGGTGGTCAAGGCCGGCTTCATCGCCGACCCGGAGATCCTCGACATCGTCGAACGTGCGCCGGATCAGGCGATCACCCCGGAGGGTCGGTGGACCCGCGAGTTGATCACCCGGTCGATCCAGGTGAAGGCGAACGTGGTGTCGGTGGACCTGAGGGAGACCGGAGCCGGCGGGGGCATCGGCCGGGAGATGCTCAATTACGGGCACACGCTCGGCCACGCGATCGAGCGCGCGGAGAGCTACCGCTGGCGGCACGGCTCGGCGGTCGCGGTTGGCATGGCGTTCGTCGCGGAGGTGGCCGCGCTGCAGGGCCGCATCGACGCCGAGCTGGTCGAGCGCCACCGGCGAATCCTGACCGCCGTGGGTCTGCCGACCACGTACCGCGGCGATCGCTGGCCAACGCTGCGGGCCGCGATGAGCGTGGACAAGAAGTCCCGCGGCGACACGCTTCGACTGGTCGTCCTGGACGCCCTGGCGCAGCCCGTGATCGCCGCCGATCCCGACCCGGACCTGCTGGTTGAGGCTTATCGAAGGATCTCGGCATGA
- the pyrR gene encoding bifunctional pyr operon transcriptional regulator/uracil phosphoribosyltransferase PyrR, giving the protein MAIAAPGPARGPASGRPVLEAADVRRALTRIAHEIIERNKGARDVVLLGIPTRGVPLARRLAARIGEVEGEPPPVGSLDVTMYRDDIALRPARSPGRTDVPPAGVDDLVVVLVDDVLFSGRTIRAALDALNDIGRPRAVQLAVLVDRGHRELPIRADYVGKNLPTSLAETVSVRLAEHDDEDCVLLGERS; this is encoded by the coding sequence ATGGCTATCGCCGCGCCGGGGCCCGCACGCGGGCCTGCCTCGGGCCGTCCGGTCCTGGAGGCTGCCGATGTGCGTCGGGCACTGACCCGCATCGCGCACGAGATCATCGAACGCAACAAGGGCGCCCGCGACGTGGTGCTGCTCGGCATCCCCACCCGGGGTGTGCCGCTGGCGCGCCGGTTGGCCGCCCGCATCGGTGAAGTGGAGGGCGAGCCGCCCCCGGTCGGTTCGCTGGACGTCACCATGTATCGCGACGACATCGCGCTGCGCCCCGCCCGTTCTCCCGGACGCACCGATGTGCCGCCCGCCGGGGTCGACGATCTGGTGGTTGTGCTGGTCGATGACGTGCTGTTCTCCGGACGCACCATCCGGGCCGCGCTGGACGCGCTCAACGACATCGGCCGGCCGCGCGCGGTGCAACTGGCGGTGCTCGTCGACCGCGGACACCGGGAACTGCCGATCCGCGCGGACTACGTGGGCAAGAATCTGCCCACCTCGCTGGCCGAGACGGTATCCGTACGACTGGCCGAACACGACGACGAGGATTGCGTGCTGTTGGGGGAGCGCTCATGA
- a CDS encoding aspartate carbamoyltransferase catalytic subunit gives MKRHLLSAADLTRDDAVAILDTAAELARLADRPIKKLPTLRGRTVVNLFYEDSTRTRTSFELAAKRLSADVINFAAKGSSVSKGESLKDTALTLEAMGADAVVVRHFASGAPHRLATAGWIRGSVINAGDGTHEHPTQALLDAYTMRDRLGGIEGRRVSIVGDILHSRVARSNVLLLHTLGAEVTLVAPPTLLPVGVGSWPCAVSYDLDAELPKSDVVMMLRVQRERMNAAFFPSAREYSRRYGLHSERMATLPEHAIVMHPGPMNRGMEITAPVADSVRSTIVEQVSNGLSVRMAVLYLLLSGSEPAIGRDDETEGA, from the coding sequence ATGAAGCGACATCTGTTGAGCGCCGCAGACCTGACCCGGGATGACGCGGTGGCGATTCTGGACACCGCGGCGGAACTGGCCCGGCTGGCCGACCGGCCGATCAAGAAACTGCCGACGCTGCGCGGGCGCACCGTGGTCAACCTGTTCTACGAGGACTCCACGCGCACCCGTACCTCGTTCGAGCTGGCCGCCAAGCGGTTGAGTGCCGACGTGATCAACTTCGCCGCGAAAGGCTCGTCGGTGTCCAAGGGGGAAAGCCTCAAGGACACCGCGCTGACCCTGGAGGCCATGGGCGCGGATGCGGTCGTGGTGCGGCACTTCGCGTCCGGCGCACCGCACCGGTTGGCAACTGCGGGTTGGATTCGCGGTTCTGTGATCAACGCCGGGGACGGCACGCACGAGCACCCCACCCAGGCGCTGCTGGACGCCTACACCATGCGCGATCGGCTGGGCGGCATCGAGGGCCGCCGGGTGTCGATCGTCGGCGACATCCTGCACAGCCGGGTGGCCCGATCCAACGTGCTGCTGCTGCACACCCTGGGCGCCGAGGTCACCCTGGTCGCCCCACCCACCCTGCTGCCGGTGGGCGTCGGATCGTGGCCGTGCGCGGTGTCCTATGACCTGGACGCCGAATTGCCCAAGAGCGACGTGGTGATGATGCTGCGGGTGCAGCGCGAGCGGATGAACGCCGCGTTCTTCCCCAGTGCGCGCGAGTACAGCCGCCGCTACGGCCTGCACTCCGAGCGCATGGCGACGCTGCCGGAGCACGCCATCGTCATGCACCCGGGGCCGATGAACCGGGGCATGGAGATCACCGCCCCGGTCGCCGACTCGGTGCGCTCGACGATCGTCGAGCAGGTCAGCAACGGGCTGAGTGTGCGCATGGCGGTGCTCTATCTGCTGCTGTCCGGCAGTGAGCCCGCCATCGGTCGGGACGACGAAACGGAAGGTGCATGA
- a CDS encoding transcriptional regulator: MPSEYAKSLGSRLRAIRTQQGLSLHGVEEKSRGRWKAVVVGSYERGDRAVTVQKLAELAQFYGVPVAELLPGGTPSGAAEPPPRLILDLEKLQDAPAEAAGPLLRYAATIQSQRGDYNGKVLSIRQDDLRTLAVIYDRPPSKLTEDLMKWGVLHPGRGRDEDY; encoded by the coding sequence GTGCCGAGTGAGTACGCCAAGTCGCTGGGCTCTCGACTGCGGGCCATCCGCACCCAACAGGGCCTGTCGTTGCACGGCGTGGAGGAGAAGTCGCGCGGTCGGTGGAAGGCCGTGGTGGTGGGCTCCTACGAGCGTGGCGACCGTGCGGTGACCGTGCAGAAGCTCGCCGAATTGGCCCAGTTCTATGGCGTCCCGGTGGCCGAACTCCTGCCCGGCGGCACCCCGTCCGGCGCGGCCGAGCCGCCGCCGCGCCTGATCCTCGACCTGGAAAAGTTGCAGGACGCGCCGGCCGAGGCGGCGGGCCCGTTGTTGCGCTACGCCGCGACCATCCAGTCCCAACGCGGCGACTACAACGGCAAGGTGCTCTCCATCCGCCAGGACGACCTGCGCACGCTCGCGGTGATCTACGATCGTCCGCCGAGCAAGCTCACCGAGGACCTGATGAAGTGGGGCGTGCTGCACCCCGGCCGTGGGCGCGACGAGGACTACTGA
- the aroQ gene encoding type II 3-dehydroquinate dehydratase, translating to MRTVWVLNGPNLGRLGSREPDVYGATSYADLAQECKALGAELGLAVEVRQTDDEAELIGWLHAAADEAIPVVLNPAAFTHYSYAVRDACAQLRAPLIEVHISNPARRETFRHNSVIAGVATGTIAGFGVDSYRLALRALAII from the coding sequence ATGAGAACGGTGTGGGTGCTCAACGGCCCCAATCTGGGTCGGTTGGGTTCGCGCGAGCCCGACGTCTACGGGGCCACGTCCTATGCCGACCTCGCGCAGGAGTGCAAGGCGCTCGGCGCGGAATTGGGTCTGGCCGTCGAGGTCCGGCAGACCGACGACGAGGCCGAATTGATCGGGTGGTTGCACGCCGCCGCGGACGAGGCAATTCCGGTAGTGCTCAACCCGGCCGCGTTCACCCACTACTCCTACGCCGTTCGCGACGCCTGCGCGCAACTGCGTGCCCCGCTGATCGAGGTCCACATCAGCAATCCGGCCCGACGGGAGACGTTCCGGCACAACTCGGTCATCGCCGGGGTGGCCACCGGCACCATTGCGGGCTTCGGCGTTGATTCCTACCGGTTGGCGCTGCGCGCGTTGGCCATTATCTGA
- a CDS encoding Xaa-Pro peptidase family protein, which produces MPDVHAVRRNRLRSMLAAAEQDAALITDLVNVLYLTGLASSNAALLVTADAALLATDSRYQVAAGDAAPDVELVVERAVAAELARRAAGLGVRRLAFESHQVTVDLHTALRRECPDLDLVSVARAVEALRMVKDEVELAALRQAAAIADAALADVVDGLVCGRTERHVARELERRMLESGAEAAAFSTIVATGANSAIPHHRPTDRRILQGDLLKIDFGARFDGYHSDMTRTFVVGANPEDWQVEIYDLVFAAQRAGRQALAPGAEVAAVDAAARTVITEAGHGEHFGHGLGHGIGLQIHEAPLIAATGAGTLHAGCPVTVEPGVYLPGRGGVRIEDTLVVGTDGPELLTMSTKELLVLD; this is translated from the coding sequence GTGCCCGATGTCCATGCTGTGCGTCGCAATCGGCTGCGGTCGATGCTCGCGGCAGCCGAGCAGGACGCCGCGCTGATCACCGATTTGGTCAATGTGCTCTACCTGACCGGATTGGCCTCCTCCAACGCGGCGTTATTGGTGACAGCCGACGCCGCGCTTTTGGCCACCGACAGCCGATACCAGGTCGCGGCGGGCGACGCGGCACCGGACGTGGAACTGGTCGTGGAGCGAGCGGTGGCCGCGGAGCTGGCTCGCCGTGCGGCGGGGCTCGGCGTGCGCCGGTTGGCCTTCGAGTCCCATCAGGTCACCGTCGACCTGCACACCGCCCTGCGGCGCGAGTGCCCGGACTTGGATCTGGTTTCCGTCGCCCGCGCGGTCGAAGCGCTGCGCATGGTCAAGGACGAGGTCGAACTGGCCGCGCTGCGGCAGGCCGCGGCGATCGCCGATGCGGCGTTGGCCGACGTGGTCGACGGCTTGGTGTGCGGCCGCACCGAACGGCACGTGGCCCGCGAACTCGAGCGGCGCATGCTCGAGTCCGGTGCGGAGGCCGCGGCCTTCTCCACGATCGTCGCCACCGGCGCGAACTCGGCGATCCCGCACCACCGGCCCACTGACCGGCGGATCCTGCAGGGCGATCTTCTCAAGATCGACTTCGGGGCCCGGTTCGACGGCTACCACTCGGACATGACCCGCACCTTCGTGGTGGGGGCGAACCCCGAGGACTGGCAGGTGGAGATCTACGACCTGGTGTTCGCCGCGCAACGCGCCGGCCGTCAGGCCCTGGCACCGGGCGCCGAGGTGGCCGCGGTGGACGCCGCCGCCCGCACCGTGATCACCGAGGCCGGGCACGGGGAGCACTTCGGGCATGGGCTTGGGCACGGCATCGGGCTGCAGATCCATGAGGCACCGCTGATTGCCGCGACCGGAGCCGGGACGCTGCACGCCGGCTGCCCGGTGACCGTGGAGCCCGGCGTCTACCTGCCCGGCCGCGGCGGGGTGCGCATCGAGGACACCCTGGTGGTGGGCACCGACGGGCCCGAGCTGCTGACCATGTCCACCAAGGAATTGCTGGTCCTGGACTGA